One Rhodospirillaceae bacterium genomic region harbors:
- a CDS encoding lytic murein transglycosylase: MRTVLLQILHLPISAFFPARRMTLGIFLAALACLAATPAKAKTGEKEKEATPILLSVADFGTYRRAFAEADKNRWKKARVLAALAHNPLPGEVIQWLYYTRPQTRASFDEIATFLRGHPDWPRQRLLRQRAEEAMPSHLPDEAILAWFTDYPPVTTHGRILFGETRLRSGDREGGEDYLIETWRHKNFSRHADRRFLSRHRKLFSKEDHVARIDRLLWEGRHGEAKRMLYRVDPDQRSLAIARISLMKKSWAVDKDIARVPKHLKAHPGLQYERLRWRRKKGKTESAREILEHPPEDLGQAKHWWRERVIIVRRLFREGYYSEAYRLAKGHGQTAGEGYAEAEWLAGWIALRFLNDPQVAFIHFTNLYRVVRYPISRARGSYWAARAAEAMGARSTQGRWYRIASQYLTTYYGQLAAERLNGAQATPLPPPPKLSPEIVNTYEALPLARVARLLQEIGATKHLRLFILQLAKQMSTPEAYAWLSDFALSLERPDLAIAITKRAQRQNILLFTRGYPTLELPKKEPEPALVLAVTRQESAFDKGARSPANALGLMQLLPRTARGVARTLRLRYSRKKLLSDPDYNIQLGGAYLNGLIKEFNGSYVLAIAAYNAGPTRVRRWIRAMGNPREAGVSTIDWVESIPIHETRNYVQRVLENLQIYRMRLNGGAFFLQTSEDLVR, from the coding sequence ATGCGCACGGTTTTGCTTCAAATACTTCACCTTCCCATTTCCGCCTTTTTTCCCGCTCGCAGGATGACCTTGGGCATTTTTCTTGCCGCCCTTGCATGCCTTGCGGCAACCCCCGCAAAGGCCAAAACCGGCGAAAAAGAAAAAGAAGCCACGCCGATCCTTCTTTCCGTTGCCGATTTCGGCACCTATCGGCGCGCCTTCGCCGAGGCCGATAAAAATCGCTGGAAGAAGGCCCGCGTGCTCGCCGCCCTCGCCCACAACCCGTTGCCGGGCGAAGTGATCCAATGGCTTTATTACACCCGGCCGCAAACGAGGGCTTCCTTCGACGAAATCGCGACATTTCTTCGGGGTCACCCGGATTGGCCGCGCCAGCGCCTTCTTCGTCAGCGCGCCGAAGAAGCCATGCCCAGCCACCTGCCGGACGAAGCAATCCTTGCATGGTTTACCGATTACCCGCCGGTGACGACCCACGGACGCATCCTTTTTGGCGAGACGCGTTTGCGCAGCGGCGACCGTGAAGGTGGCGAAGACTATTTGATAGAAACCTGGCGTCACAAAAATTTTTCCCGCCACGCGGACCGGCGCTTCCTGTCCCGTCATCGAAAACTTTTCAGCAAAGAAGACCATGTGGCACGGATCGACCGCCTGTTATGGGAAGGGCGTCACGGAGAAGCCAAACGCATGCTGTACCGCGTCGATCCAGACCAGCGCAGCCTGGCCATCGCGCGAATCAGCCTGATGAAAAAATCCTGGGCAGTCGACAAGGACATCGCCCGCGTCCCAAAGCATTTAAAAGCCCACCCCGGCCTTCAATACGAACGCCTTCGCTGGCGGCGGAAAAAAGGAAAAACGGAATCGGCCCGTGAAATTCTTGAACATCCACCCGAAGACCTTGGCCAGGCAAAGCATTGGTGGCGGGAACGCGTCATCATCGTTCGCCGCCTGTTTCGCGAAGGCTATTATTCGGAAGCCTACCGCCTGGCCAAAGGGCATGGGCAGACGGCTGGCGAAGGCTACGCCGAGGCGGAATGGCTGGCTGGCTGGATTGCGCTTCGTTTCCTAAACGACCCTCAGGTCGCATTCATCCATTTTACAAACCTCTACCGCGTCGTGCGGTACCCGATCAGTCGCGCACGCGGGTCCTATTGGGCGGCGCGTGCGGCAGAGGCCATGGGTGCACGCAGCACACAAGGGCGCTGGTACCGGATCGCCTCGCAATATTTGACGACCTATTATGGGCAACTGGCTGCGGAACGTCTCAATGGTGCCCAGGCGACCCCCCTGCCACCACCGCCGAAGCTTTCGCCGGAAATTGTGAACACCTATGAGGCGCTTCCGCTGGCCCGGGTTGCGCGTCTGCTTCAAGAGATTGGCGCGACAAAGCACCTTCGGCTTTTCATCCTGCAGCTTGCGAAACAAATGTCGACACCCGAAGCCTATGCGTGGCTTTCGGATTTTGCCCTTTCGCTGGAACGCCCTGACCTGGCCATCGCCATAACCAAACGGGCGCAACGCCAGAACATTCTTCTTTTTACGCGTGGCTACCCGACCCTGGAACTTCCAAAGAAAGAGCCAGAACCAGCGCTGGTTCTGGCTGTAACCCGGCAGGAAAGCGCGTTCGATAAAGGCGCCAGAAGCCCCGCCAACGCACTCGGCCTCATGCAACTTCTTCCGCGAACGGCCCGCGGTGTCGCGCGCACGCTTCGCCTTCGCTATTCCAGGAAAAAACTTCTGAGCGACCCCGACTACAACATCCAGCTTGGCGGTGCCTATCTCAATGGCCTGATCAAGGAATTCAATGGCTCTTACGTTCTGGCAATTGCCGCTTATAACGCCGGTCCCACCCGGGTCCGGCGATGGATTCGCGCAATGGGCAACCCCCGCGAAGCCGGCGTCAGCACAATTGACTGGGTCGAATCGATCCCCATTCACGAGACGCGAAATTATGTGCAGCGCGTTCTGGAAAACCTGCAGATCTATCGCATGCGGTTAAATGGCGGGGCTTTCTTTCTGCAAACGTCCGAGGATTTGGTCCGCTAA
- a CDS encoding tripartite transporter: protein MGDILNILMFVTLCAFLLMGFPVAFTLAGTALLFAGIGHLLGVFDPVFLTAFPQRVFGTMTNEILVAVPLFVFMGVMLERSRIAEELLDSMGMLFGSLRGGLGISVTIVGALMAAATGIVGATVVTMSLLSLPTMLRRGYDPKLATGSICAAGTLGQIIPPSIVLVLLGAVLSSAYQQAQIAMGNFSPKTVSVGDLFAGALLPGLLLVGLYIVYQIGKAILDPDSAPAIPKAERDAISRAMLMRQILHSLIPPVLLIVSVLGSILTGIATPTEAAAVGAVGSVLLAGFRLEKTRSRAVYLAGLSLVGLVGLSFGDGVPLGNAQASLVDQTKLFLAVGLCLLLAFGLFISLRRIFVADILREVLRSTMQISSMVFVILIGASLLSLVFLGYGGDDMVREALTGLPGGVVGTMVLVMAVMFILGFFLDFIQIIFVVVPIVAPILLQMGIDPVWLGVMMAINLQTSFLTPPFGFALFYLRGVAPKSIKTMDIYRGVLPFIVIQVIVLGVLSLFPALATFLPRLFYG, encoded by the coding sequence ATGGGGGACATTCTCAACATCCTCATGTTCGTCACGCTCTGTGCCTTTCTTCTGATGGGCTTTCCCGTGGCGTTTACATTGGCCGGTACGGCCCTGCTTTTTGCCGGGATTGGCCATTTGCTTGGTGTGTTCGACCCCGTGTTTCTCACAGCCTTTCCCCAGCGGGTTTTCGGCACGATGACGAACGAGATTCTCGTCGCCGTGCCGCTTTTCGTTTTTATGGGCGTCATGCTTGAACGTTCCCGCATTGCCGAGGAACTGCTCGATTCGATGGGCATGCTGTTTGGCTCGCTTCGTGGCGGGCTTGGAATCTCGGTGACCATTGTCGGGGCATTGATGGCGGCTGCAACCGGGATCGTCGGGGCGACGGTCGTAACGATGAGCCTGCTGTCACTGCCGACGATGCTGCGGCGCGGCTACGATCCGAAACTTGCAACCGGTTCGATCTGTGCGGCTGGAACCCTGGGACAGATTATTCCCCCATCCATCGTGCTTGTCTTGCTGGGGGCGGTGCTTTCTTCCGCCTACCAGCAGGCCCAGATTGCGATGGGTAATTTTTCCCCGAAGACGGTTTCCGTCGGTGATCTGTTTGCGGGCGCGCTTTTGCCAGGCCTGCTGCTGGTTGGGCTCTATATCGTCTATCAGATCGGCAAGGCCATTCTGGATCCGGATTCGGCACCTGCCATTCCCAAGGCTGAGCGTGACGCGATTAGTCGAGCCATGCTCATGCGGCAGATACTTCATTCCCTAATTCCACCAGTCCTGCTCATCGTTTCTGTGCTTGGGTCTATTCTCACCGGCATCGCAACGCCGACGGAGGCCGCCGCCGTTGGGGCCGTCGGCTCAGTTCTTCTTGCCGGCTTTCGGCTTGAGAAAACGCGCAGCCGGGCGGTTTATCTTGCCGGCCTCAGCCTTGTCGGGCTTGTGGGATTAAGCTTTGGCGATGGGGTTCCGTTGGGCAACGCGCAAGCGTCGTTGGTCGATCAGACAAAGCTGTTCCTGGCGGTCGGGCTTTGCCTGCTGCTCGCCTTTGGGCTGTTTATCAGCCTGCGGCGTATCTTCGTGGCCGATATTCTGCGCGAGGTTTTGCGCTCGACCATGCAAATCAGCTCGATGGTCTTTGTCATTCTGATCGGGGCATCGCTTCTTTCCCTCGTTTTCTTAGGCTATGGCGGCGACGACATGGTTCGCGAAGCCCTGACAGGCCTTCCTGGTGGCGTGGTCGGCACGATGGTGCTTGTTATGGCCGTCATGTTCATCCTGGGCTTTTTCCTGGACTTCATTCAGATCATTTTTGTTGTTGTGCCAATTGTTGCGCCAATTCTGCTGCAGATGGGGATTGATCCGGTCTGGCTTGGCGTGATGATGGCCATCAATTTGCAGACGTCCTTTTTGACACCACCTTTTGGTTTCGCGCTTTTTTACCTGCGCGGGGTGGCCCCGAAAAGCATCAAGACGATGGATATCTATCGCGGCGTGCTTCCCTTCATCGTGATTCAGGTCATCGTCCTTGGGGTTCTTTCGCTGTTTCCAGCGCTGGCAACGTTTCTTCCCCGGCTTTTCTACGGCTAG
- a CDS encoding C4-dicarboxylate ABC transporter permease, whose amino-acid sequence MNFLIRLAQGIDRLNDRIGRKIAWVALAMTGTQFVIVLMRYVFGANAIWMQESILYMHSVLFMLGAGYTLLHNGHVRIDIFYREVSPERKALIDLIGVFVFLIPVCVALFIMAWPYVSASWAVLEGSRETSGIQAIYLLKAVMLVFAVLLVFQGISMAIHALAVLAGRETTQLEQPRKL is encoded by the coding sequence ATGAATTTTCTTATAAGACTTGCGCAGGGCATCGATCGATTGAACGATCGGATCGGGCGCAAAATTGCCTGGGTGGCGTTAGCCATGACCGGCACCCAGTTCGTCATTGTCCTGATGCGGTATGTTTTTGGGGCGAATGCGATATGGATGCAGGAATCGATTCTTTATATGCACAGCGTCCTCTTTATGCTGGGTGCTGGCTACACGCTTCTTCACAACGGGCATGTCCGTATCGATATTTTTTACCGTGAGGTGTCCCCGGAACGCAAGGCGCTGATCGATTTGATCGGCGTTTTTGTTTTCTTGATACCGGTCTGTGTCGCACTCTTCATTATGGCCTGGCCCTACGTTTCCGCCTCCTGGGCCGTTCTGGAGGGGTCACGGGAAACGAGCGGCATTCAGGCCATCTACCTGCTGAAAGCCGTCATGCTCGTCTTTGCGGTTCTGCTCGTTTTCCAGGGAATTTCGATGGCCATTCATGCGCTTGCTGTGCTCGCAGGCCGCGAAACGACGCAATTGGAACAGCCGAGGAAACTCTAA
- a CDS encoding alpha/beta hydrolase — translation MSTTSSEEYRKRFFTSQDGLRLSFRDYGDPLSKKTPLLCLGGLTRNASDFHDLAGRLRNDRRILAPDYRGRGRSEYDPDWRNYHPRVYLNDIRHLLATTGVHRVAVLGTSLGGILAMAMGAAMPTALAGVILNDVGPDIHAPGLARILAYICKDRPQPNWKTAAKHLEALMPALSITTAAGWEALAHRTYREGADGALHFDWDINIAKPLQRPQQPPQALWPFYRAIRHLPVLAFRGELSDILTVKTFKRMATEKPDLVRVTVMGCGHVPLLDEPPATAAIEHFLNRLDLNRRDRKPKTNGRR, via the coding sequence ATGAGCACGACGTCTTCTGAAGAATACAGAAAACGATTTTTTACATCCCAGGATGGGCTGCGCCTTTCTTTTCGGGACTATGGCGATCCCCTGTCAAAAAAGACGCCACTTCTTTGCCTCGGCGGGCTGACCCGAAATGCCAGCGACTTTCACGATCTTGCCGGGCGGTTAAGAAACGATCGACGAATTCTTGCGCCGGATTATCGAGGACGGGGGCGATCCGAATACGATCCGGATTGGCGGAATTACCATCCACGCGTCTATCTGAACGACATTCGTCATCTGCTGGCCACAACGGGTGTGCACCGGGTTGCCGTTCTTGGCACGTCCCTTGGGGGCATTCTCGCAATGGCAATGGGCGCGGCCATGCCTACGGCGCTGGCCGGGGTGATCCTGAACGATGTCGGACCCGACATCCATGCGCCAGGTCTGGCACGCATCCTCGCCTATATTTGCAAAGATCGGCCGCAGCCGAATTGGAAGACTGCAGCAAAACACCTCGAAGCCCTTATGCCCGCCCTATCCATCACGACCGCCGCGGGCTGGGAAGCCTTGGCGCACAGAACGTATCGTGAGGGCGCGGACGGCGCCTTGCATTTCGATTGGGATATCAATATCGCCAAGCCGCTTCAAAGGCCTCAACAACCGCCGCAGGCTTTATGGCCGTTCTACCGTGCCATCCGTCACCTGCCTGTCCTGGCGTTCCGGGGCGAGCTTTCCGATATTTTGACGGTCAAAACCTTCAAGCGGATGGCGACAGAAAAACCAGACCTCGTCCGGGTAACCGTGATGGGCTGCGGCCATGTACCGCTGCTGGACGAACCGCCCGCCACGGCGGCAATCGAACACTTCCTTAACAGGCTCGATCTTAACAGGCGCGACCGCAAACCGAAGACGAACGGACGGCGTTAG
- a CDS encoding cell shape determination protein CcmA, with protein MXLPTIRQSFLRWENMFSKIGKDRVSGAGTASDPAVPSIISANLQISGDLLSNGDLQIDGIVDGNVRSQTLTVGETAKITGDVDAESVQVRGTVTGQINAREVTLMKTARVIGDVVHETLAIDAGAYLEGACRHVEVLQPVETIGTVSVAIEPPKEAEPEPAPAYTT; from the coding sequence ATGGKACTCCCTACAATCCGGCAAAGTTTTTTAAGGTGGGAAAACATGTTTTCAAAAATTGGGAAGGATAGGGTGTCCGGGGCAGGTACTGCTTCGGATCCTGCGGTTCCTTCCATTATCAGCGCAAATTTACAAATCTCTGGTGATCTTCTCAGCAATGGCGATCTGCAGATCGACGGCATTGTGGACGGCAACGTTCGCAGCCAAACGCTGACGGTTGGTGAGACGGCAAAGATTACGGGGGATGTGGATGCGGAAAGCGTTCAGGTTCGCGGTACCGTCACCGGTCAGATCAACGCACGCGAAGTGACGTTGATGAAAACGGCGCGCGTGATCGGCGATGTCGTTCACGAGACACTGGCCATTGATGCCGGAGCCTATTTAGAAGGCGCTTGCCGTCATGTCGAAGTGTTGCAGCCGGTTGAGACAATCGGGACGGTTTCGGTGGCCATTGAGCCGCCGAAGGAAGCGGAACCCGAGCCCGCACCTGCCTACACAACCTAA
- a CDS encoding aspartate aminotransferase family protein yields the protein MDRLKLPSSAFIDPHGNNRAEIDALAQEVLDLVLSHATDALSRSPLPEKADLPAMVAIPEMPAPKERLMESLRMIVAGSMNAAHPGYIGHMDTMPTTMSVLADFVASTLNNNMLSVEMSPIFSRMEPLLLKEIAELFGLGTHAGGVLLGGGSLANLQALAVARNLAFDAHGKGVAVLERQPVLFASEAAHTSIQKAAMLLGLGTSAVIPIAMTADAKMDTDDLERAIRQAKREGQAPFCVVATAGTTVVGSIDPLSDIHDIAKAHGLWFHVDAVFGGALALSTTQCGRLKGIEHADSLSFNPQKWLYVSKTCAMALFRDVRHLQDSFRIQAPYMRDPDDMLNLGEISIQGTRYPDVLKLWLSFQHIGRQGYAHLIDEAYRLTERFVQEIDARPFLELAIRPELNVLCFRGTPQWVPSEGWDAWNEALQVSLLKENDTFFSIPRFRGRRWLRAILLNPYFGEDTIVKIFEHIDAFQAASRNAAGSPDAITKHSR from the coding sequence TTGGATCGATTGAAGCTTCCCAGCTCTGCCTTCATTGACCCCCATGGTAACAACCGTGCGGAAATCGATGCCTTGGCGCAAGAAGTGCTGGATCTGGTGCTTTCCCATGCGACGGATGCGCTTAGCCGTTCGCCATTGCCGGAAAAGGCAGATTTGCCGGCAATGGTCGCCATTCCGGAGATGCCTGCTCCGAAAGAACGCTTAATGGAATCGCTACGGATGATTGTCGCAGGTTCGATGAACGCGGCGCATCCAGGCTATATCGGCCATATGGACACGATGCCGACGACGATGTCCGTTCTTGCCGATTTTGTCGCTTCGACGCTGAACAACAACATGCTGAGCGTTGAAATGTCACCCATCTTTTCCCGCATGGAACCGTTGCTGCTGAAAGAGATTGCAGAGCTCTTCGGCCTTGGCACGCATGCCGGTGGGGTGTTGCTTGGCGGAGGCAGCCTGGCCAATCTTCAGGCATTGGCGGTTGCACGCAATCTGGCTTTCGATGCCCATGGCAAGGGCGTCGCCGTCTTGGAACGGCAACCGGTTCTGTTCGCGTCCGAGGCGGCGCACACGTCGATTCAAAAAGCGGCCATGTTGCTGGGGCTTGGGACGTCAGCTGTCATTCCCATTGCCATGACGGCTGACGCAAAAATGGATACCGACGATCTTGAGCGGGCAATCCGACAGGCGAAGAGGGAAGGCCAAGCGCCGTTTTGCGTGGTGGCGACGGCCGGCACCACGGTGGTCGGTAGCATCGATCCCCTTTCCGACATTCACGATATCGCCAAGGCGCACGGACTCTGGTTCCACGTGGACGCGGTTTTTGGTGGGGCACTCGCCCTTTCAACGACGCAGTGTGGCCGTTTAAAAGGGATCGAGCACGCCGATTCACTTTCCTTCAATCCGCAGAAATGGCTGTACGTTTCGAAAACCTGCGCCATGGCTCTGTTTCGGGACGTTCGGCACTTGCAGGACAGCTTTCGCATTCAAGCGCCCTATATGCGGGACCCGGATGACATGCTGAACCTTGGTGAAATCAGCATTCAGGGTACCCGCTATCCGGATGTTTTGAAGCTTTGGCTGTCGTTTCAGCATATTGGTCGCCAAGGATATGCCCATCTTATCGACGAGGCTTACCGTCTGACGGAACGCTTCGTACAAGAAATCGACGCGCGGCCTTTTCTTGAGCTTGCCATCCGGCCGGAGCTCAACGTTCTTTGTTTTCGCGGCACGCCCCAATGGGTGCCTTCTGAAGGATGGGACGCCTGGAACGAGGCGTTGCAGGTTTCTTTGCTGAAAGAGAACGACACCTTTTTTTCGATTCCGCGGTTCCGTGGTCGGCGATGGTTGCGCGCGATTCTGCTCAACCCCTATTTTGGGGAAGACACGATTGTGAAGATTTTTGAGCATATCGACGCCTTTCAGGCAGCAAGCCGCAACGCGGCCGGTTCGCCGGACGCCATCACCAAACACAGTCGTTAA
- a CDS encoding phenylacetic acid degradation protein PaaY, translated as MVYSFAGLVPVVHPESFIHPTAVLIGDVIVGRGCYIGPGASLRGDFGRLTIGDGANVQDNCVLHCFPGKDTLIETDGHIGHGAILHGCTIRKNALVGMSAVIMDGAEIGESSFVAAMSFVPSAFCVPPRTLVAGIPARIRRELTDEDIAWKCQGTREYQNLAVRSLATCRAVPALSAPEPNRPRLPETDTKPLQKARRKKS; from the coding sequence ATTGTTTACAGCTTTGCGGGCCTTGTTCCCGTTGTCCATCCTGAAAGCTTCATCCATCCAACGGCCGTCCTGATCGGCGACGTTATCGTTGGGCGCGGCTGCTATATTGGACCGGGGGCCTCTTTACGTGGCGATTTCGGCCGCCTCACCATCGGCGATGGCGCAAATGTTCAAGACAATTGCGTCCTCCATTGTTTCCCAGGCAAAGACACCCTTATCGAAACGGACGGCCATATCGGCCATGGCGCCATCCTGCACGGATGCACCATTCGCAAAAATGCGCTTGTCGGAATGAGCGCCGTCATCATGGATGGTGCCGAAATCGGCGAAAGCAGCTTCGTTGCTGCCATGTCCTTCGTGCCATCGGCATTTTGCGTGCCGCCGCGCACCCTTGTAGCGGGCATTCCTGCCAGAATTCGCCGTGAACTTACGGATGAAGACATTGCCTGGAAATGCCAGGGGACCAGGGAATATCAAAACCTTGCCGTTCGCTCGCTTGCGACCTGCCGGGCCGTACCCGCCCTCTCCGCACCCGAACCCAATCGCCCGCGATTGCCGGAAACCGACACAAAACCGTTGCAGAAAGCCCGTCGTAAAAAAAGCTAG
- a CDS encoding lipid kinase yields MVKSHPLEGQRPKRILIIHNPTAGRCCRGRFLKVKGELERLGCELTVKATTRRGDAEAFAREASRDLLDAVVAAGGDGTVSEVVNGLLGRNLPLGIIPLGTANVLAAEILLPFRPRAIAAVIAEGDRLHCHLGLANGRLFTMMAGVGLDAHVVKNISPRLKKWIGKGAYAWATLRELFCHTANRYQVTLAGRTFSAASVVIGKGHFYGGRYICTPDARLDRASFQVCLFKGGAPWTTMLNILGILRGKISGMANVTLVETDRLLIEGPPGDPVQGDGDLIACLPLEIRISEKTIDLLVPA; encoded by the coding sequence ATGGTCAAGTCTCACCCCCTTGAAGGGCAGCGCCCAAAACGGATTCTGATTATCCACAATCCAACGGCAGGGCGGTGTTGCCGGGGCCGTTTTCTAAAGGTTAAGGGCGAATTGGAACGTCTGGGCTGTGAGCTTACCGTCAAGGCGACGACCCGGCGAGGCGATGCCGAGGCCTTTGCCCGGGAGGCCTCCCGGGACCTCTTGGATGCCGTTGTTGCCGCGGGTGGGGATGGCACCGTCAGTGAGGTCGTGAACGGGCTGCTTGGCCGAAACCTGCCCCTTGGCATCATTCCCCTTGGCACGGCAAATGTGCTGGCCGCTGAAATTCTTCTTCCTTTTCGCCCCCGGGCCATCGCCGCCGTCATCGCGGAAGGGGACAGGCTTCACTGCCATCTTGGCCTGGCGAATGGGCGTCTTTTTACGATGATGGCAGGGGTTGGGCTTGATGCCCATGTGGTGAAAAATATTTCCCCAAGGTTGAAAAAATGGATCGGCAAGGGGGCTTATGCTTGGGCGACTCTTCGAGAGCTGTTTTGTCACACCGCCAATCGCTATCAGGTGACATTGGCAGGGCGCACATTTTCTGCTGCGTCCGTCGTGATTGGAAAGGGGCATTTCTACGGTGGGCGGTATATTTGCACGCCGGATGCGCGCCTTGATCGGGCAAGTTTTCAAGTCTGTCTGTTTAAAGGCGGCGCACCCTGGACAACCATGCTGAATATTCTGGGAATTTTACGGGGAAAAATTTCCGGGATGGCAAATGTGACGCTTGTTGAAACGGATCGCCTGTTGATTGAAGGCCCCCCGGGGGACCCGGTGCAAGGCGATGGCGATTTGATCGCCTGTTTGCCGTTGGAGATTCGAATTTCTGAAAAAACGATCGATCTGTTGGTGCCGGCCTGA
- a CDS encoding sulfatase gives MTRGARRLAWIAASFLIVSILTRVGLAFFTGEGFAPSEWARFMGVGLIFDLAVLPWFLFAWAVYDAFLPEFSEHHTFGRWENRWSAVWGTLFLALFIVVAAAEFAFWEEFGGRFDFIAVDYLVYTHEVIGNIRESYPIALWMAIILGICSVVSWFSWPRGRNDARSTRMVRWRRPVVVGVAIALGVGVVDQGIADTKSNAYVQQLSTNGLYAFAHAYRNNQLDYDKYYPMLKAADLNSEIRALVHQPSSNFTEAQGIERNVQAHSPAKNVNVVLVFVESLSAEYLGIFGNKLGLTPELDKLAGQGLLFTNLYATGTRTVRGLEALSVGTPPIPGQSIVRRPKNGGLATLGSEMKEGGWIPYWIYGGYGFFDNMNAYFGGNGYTVIDRTDAEKEGVTIHAENIWGIADEDLFSLTLAKLDREHAQGNRFFAHVMTTSNHRPYTFPENRIDLPQGNREGVVKYTDWAIGDFIRRSAEKPWFDNTLFIIVADHTAKAAGKTDLPPSRYHIPMIWYAPGLIEPGVMGRLMSQIDIGPTLLGWLGLSYSSRFFGYDIFSLETGRERAFISTYQKLGYLKDSRLVVLDVNRDPTVTDGLPANQGGPGSLTDPQLIKEAISWYQSASLYFHSGQLKKVDDPDDR, from the coding sequence ATGACCCGAGGCGCAAGGCGACTGGCTTGGATCGCCGCAAGTTTTTTGATCGTTTCCATTTTAACACGGGTCGGTCTTGCCTTCTTCACTGGCGAAGGGTTTGCCCCTTCCGAATGGGCGCGTTTTATGGGCGTTGGTCTTATTTTTGACCTCGCCGTTCTGCCGTGGTTTCTGTTTGCGTGGGCGGTGTATGACGCGTTTTTGCCCGAGTTTTCCGAGCATCACACATTTGGTAGGTGGGAAAATCGCTGGTCTGCCGTTTGGGGGACTCTGTTCCTAGCCCTCTTTATCGTCGTCGCCGCTGCCGAGTTCGCGTTTTGGGAAGAGTTCGGGGGCAGGTTTGACTTCATCGCAGTCGATTACCTCGTCTATACCCATGAGGTAATTGGAAATATACGCGAGAGTTATCCGATCGCGTTATGGATGGCGATCATCCTTGGCATTTGTTCGGTCGTTTCCTGGTTCAGTTGGCCGCGTGGCAGAAACGATGCCCGGTCAACCCGGATGGTTCGCTGGCGCCGTCCCGTTGTCGTGGGGGTTGCCATTGCGCTGGGCGTTGGCGTTGTGGATCAGGGGATTGCCGATACAAAATCAAACGCCTATGTCCAGCAGCTGTCGACGAATGGCCTTTACGCGTTTGCCCATGCCTACCGGAACAACCAGCTGGACTATGACAAATATTATCCGATGCTGAAGGCGGCCGATCTGAATTCAGAGATTCGCGCACTCGTCCATCAGCCGAGTTCAAACTTCACTGAGGCTCAAGGGATTGAACGAAACGTTCAGGCCCATAGTCCCGCAAAAAACGTAAACGTTGTTCTTGTTTTTGTTGAGAGCCTTTCGGCGGAATACCTTGGCATTTTTGGAAACAAACTTGGCCTCACGCCGGAACTGGACAAGCTGGCCGGTCAGGGGCTGTTGTTCACCAATCTGTATGCAACCGGCACCCGAACCGTTCGTGGATTGGAGGCCTTGTCTGTCGGGACGCCGCCGATTCCAGGCCAAAGCATTGTCCGGCGCCCGAAAAATGGAGGGCTGGCGACTCTTGGTTCGGAAATGAAAGAGGGTGGCTGGATACCCTACTGGATTTATGGCGGTTATGGCTTCTTTGACAACATGAATGCCTATTTTGGAGGCAATGGCTACACCGTTATTGACCGCACCGATGCGGAGAAGGAAGGCGTGACCATTCACGCCGAAAACATCTGGGGCATTGCCGACGAAGATCTTTTTTCACTGACCCTTGCCAAGCTGGATCGCGAACACGCGCAGGGCAATCGTTTCTTCGCCCACGTCATGACAACCTCCAACCATCGTCCCTATACGTTTCCGGAAAACCGTATCGACTTGCCGCAGGGAAATCGGGAAGGCGTCGTCAAATATACGGACTGGGCGATTGGTGATTTCATTCGACGTAGCGCCGAAAAGCCATGGTTCGACAACACCCTGTTCATTATTGTTGCCGATCATACGGCGAAGGCGGCGGGCAAGACCGACCTTCCACCATCGCGTTACCATATTCCCATGATCTGGTATGCGCCCGGGTTGATCGAACCCGGCGTGATGGGGCGGCTGATGAGCCAGATTGATATTGGGCCAACACTTTTGGGGTGGCTGGGGCTGAGTTATTCAAGCCGCTTTTTCGGATATGACATCTTTAGCCTAGAGACAGGCCGCGAACGGGCCTTTATCAGCACCTATCAAAAACTTGGTTATCTGAAAGACAGTCGATTGGTTGTGCTGGACGTCAACCGGGATCCGACCGTCACCGATGGTTTGCCCGCAAACCAGGGCGGCCCCGGTTCCCTGACGGACCCACAGTTAATCAAAGAGGCAATCTCCTGGTATCAATCCGCAAGCCTCTATTTCCATTCAGGCCAATTGAAGAAAGTTGACGATCCGGATGATCGCTAA